The proteins below come from a single Bacteroidota bacterium genomic window:
- a CDS encoding choice-of-anchor B family protein encodes MLLRKALFSVLALMLFVPYAHAQKIQGMEAATGLGFGGALAVSETDIFVGSAPIGWPRGDEPAGTVYHYTRGAEGEWVETARIQASDASVGDFYGRSLATDGQMLVVGAPGAATAYVYEKQADGNWQETGMVKPDGMKSQMEFGGTAARGGYRTRAVAFDGDRIVVSAFRKQALGLRTSPRNENAESGQVFVFKKTADGWQQETMFAPDESTPDGYGYGVAMQANHIFVGAPGAAESKGMVYSYTLDAETGEWDRSAVAPGQELAQNTYFGADLAVQGEELFISAPRHNQTGVVFGFMQDTEGNWRVAGQLNAFEQRTRSRGNFGRQIAVSDHTLIASSTQGSVYAFQRGSDGGWVAMHSIQPQDERSAPAFGIGVGVHNNVAVVGSPRADYEEGLATVFESTDMGAWEATASLISEVAHLASVKGGKVLCEDGAASHFDCEKVDMISFMSRSEISPNRGSKMTDIWGWEDPETGAEYVLQGREDGVAFIDIRDPYNPVYVGQMMKTEGSPGSGWRDVKVYKDHAFVVADGAGEHGVQIFDLRQLRDVPAGEMPKDFEQTAHYDGVHSTHNIVINEETGFAYAVGNRAGGTVCGGQLHMINVQDPVNPTFAGCFSHQGAGGTHDAQCVVYRGPDSEFQGKEVCLNSNGGSFIIADVSDKKNPSTISHTTYPNLAYTHQGWLTEDQRYFYMNDELDEMNGSVEQTRTLIWDVSELGDPVLVKEFMLDSKASDHNLYIKGDLLYESNYQAGLRILDISDPENPVEVAHFDTVPFGEDEAGFGGSWSNYPYFKSGIIAVSSRGEGMFLLKKQEVDL; translated from the coding sequence ATGTTGCTCCGAAAAGCTTTGTTTTCAGTGCTTGCGCTGATGCTGTTTGTACCCTATGCACACGCCCAAAAAATCCAGGGCATGGAAGCCGCAACCGGCCTTGGCTTTGGGGGCGCGTTGGCCGTCTCCGAGACTGATATTTTTGTAGGATCTGCGCCAATTGGCTGGCCCCGGGGTGATGAGCCGGCCGGTACGGTTTATCACTACACCCGAGGTGCCGAAGGGGAATGGGTTGAGACAGCTCGCATCCAGGCAAGTGATGCCAGCGTTGGTGATTTTTACGGCCGCTCGCTGGCAACAGACGGACAAATGCTCGTTGTAGGCGCGCCAGGCGCTGCAACGGCCTATGTCTATGAAAAGCAGGCGGACGGCAACTGGCAGGAAACCGGCATGGTCAAACCTGATGGGATGAAGTCGCAAATGGAGTTTGGTGGCACTGCCGCCCGTGGTGGCTACCGGACACGCGCTGTTGCTTTTGATGGTGACCGCATTGTGGTATCAGCTTTCAGAAAACAGGCGCTTGGTTTACGCACGTCGCCGAGAAATGAAAATGCTGAGTCGGGCCAGGTTTTTGTCTTTAAGAAAACGGCTGACGGTTGGCAGCAGGAGACCATGTTTGCTCCCGACGAAAGTACACCCGATGGCTATGGCTACGGTGTTGCCATGCAAGCGAACCACATTTTTGTAGGTGCTCCCGGAGCAGCTGAAAGCAAAGGAATGGTTTACAGCTATACACTGGATGCCGAAACAGGTGAGTGGGATCGTAGCGCTGTTGCTCCAGGGCAAGAGCTGGCACAAAACACTTACTTTGGCGCAGATCTGGCTGTTCAGGGTGAAGAGTTGTTTATCAGTGCGCCCCGTCACAACCAGACCGGTGTTGTTTTTGGATTTATGCAAGACACCGAAGGTAACTGGCGCGTTGCAGGCCAGTTGAATGCTTTTGAACAGCGCACCCGAAGCCGTGGTAACTTTGGCCGGCAAATTGCTGTTTCTGACCATACCCTGATCGCTTCCAGCACCCAGGGAAGCGTGTATGCCTTTCAGCGCGGTAGCGATGGTGGATGGGTTGCCATGCACAGCATTCAGCCGCAAGATGAGCGAAGCGCCCCTGCCTTTGGTATTGGTGTTGGCGTACACAACAATGTAGCTGTTGTCGGCTCGCCACGAGCAGACTATGAAGAAGGCCTCGCAACTGTGTTTGAATCAACTGACATGGGGGCCTGGGAAGCAACAGCTTCTCTGATTAGTGAAGTTGCGCATCTCGCTTCGGTCAAAGGCGGCAAAGTGCTCTGTGAAGACGGCGCTGCAAGCCATTTTGATTGCGAGAAAGTAGACATGATTTCATTCATGTCTCGCAGCGAAATCTCACCCAATCGTGGGTCAAAAATGACAGATATCTGGGGCTGGGAAGATCCAGAAACGGGTGCAGAGTACGTGCTGCAGGGCCGCGAAGACGGCGTCGCCTTTATCGACATCAGAGATCCTTATAATCCAGTTTATGTCGGACAGATGATGAAAACTGAAGGATCGCCTGGTAGCGGTTGGCGCGATGTGAAGGTTTACAAAGACCACGCGTTTGTGGTGGCTGATGGCGCCGGCGAACATGGCGTGCAAATTTTTGACCTTCGCCAGCTACGCGACGTACCAGCTGGTGAGATGCCTAAAGACTTTGAGCAAACAGCCCACTATGATGGCGTGCACAGTACGCACAACATCGTGATTAACGAAGAGACGGGTTTTGCTTATGCCGTGGGTAACCGCGCCGGCGGTACCGTCTGCGGTGGACAACTGCACATGATCAATGTACAGGATCCTGTCAACCCAACTTTTGCCGGCTGCTTCAGCCACCAGGGTGCCGGCGGCACACACGACGCCCAGTGTGTGGTTTATCGCGGCCCAGATTCCGAATTCCAGGGCAAAGAAGTATGCCTGAATTCAAATGGCGGTTCGTTCATTATTGCAGATGTGTCGGACAAAAAGAACCCTTCAACGATTTCGCATACAACGTATCCGAATTTGGCTTACACCCACCAGGGATGGTTGACCGAAGATCAGCGATATTTCTACATGAACGATGAATTGGACGAAATGAACGGTTCTGTTGAACAGACGCGCACGTTGATTTGGGATGTAAGCGAACTGGGAGACCCCGTTCTGGTGAAGGAGTTCATGCTTGATTCAAAAGCAAGTGATCACAACCTGTACATTAAGGGTGATTTGCTGTACGAATCAAACTACCAGGCTGGATTAAGAATCCTGGATATTTCTGATCCAGAAAACCCTGTTGAAGTTGCACACTTTGACACGGTGCCCTTCGGCGAAGATGAAGCCGGCTTTGGCGGTTCATGGAGTAACTACCCCTACTTCAAAAGCGGCATCATCGCCGTGAGCAGCCGCGGTGAAGGGATGTTCTTGTTGAAAAAGCAGGAAGTGGATTTGTAG
- a CDS encoding GMC family oxidoreductase translates to MASYFDFVIIGTGAGGGTLAYALKDAGASVLLIERGDYLPQEPQNWDPQEAYFKSRYKPKELWYDTAGTAFKPGVHYYVGGNTKMYGAALPRFRKEDFDVLEHEGGISPAWPFSYDTLAPYYDKAEEIYRVHGLANDDPTDPPRNNPYPYPPVPHEPYIADLADRLREQGLHPFHYPMGIDLRKGGTCIRCKTCDGFPCMVHAKSDTDICCVRPALQSKDVALMANTYARRLLTDPSGKKVTGLEIDRDGRTEEIQAGTFVVACGAVNSAALLLRSANDKHPLGLANASDQVGRNYMVHNNSGMVAVDPMRRNNVVFQKTLAVNDFYLSGPDWPYPLGNLQLLGKVQAPMVAAARRYVPRPILKAMTSRSVDWWVMSEDLPVSENRISLTNSGKIQVHWQANNVTSHRKLCELASQMMKDAGYPFVFIEPMGIATNSHQCGTIRAGKNPGTAVLDEYCKAYDLDNLYVVDSSFFPSSAAMNPALTIAAQALRVGEHLINKNN, encoded by the coding sequence ATGGCTTCCTACTTTGACTTTGTGATTATTGGTACCGGCGCCGGCGGCGGTACCCTTGCCTATGCGCTAAAAGATGCCGGCGCCTCGGTTTTACTCATCGAACGCGGCGACTACTTGCCCCAGGAGCCTCAAAACTGGGATCCGCAGGAAGCCTACTTCAAAAGCCGTTATAAGCCAAAAGAGCTGTGGTACGACACGGCAGGCACGGCTTTCAAGCCCGGCGTACACTACTACGTTGGCGGCAACACCAAAATGTATGGTGCAGCGTTGCCTCGATTTCGCAAAGAAGATTTTGACGTCCTGGAGCACGAAGGCGGCATCTCGCCGGCGTGGCCGTTCAGCTACGACACCCTCGCACCATATTACGATAAAGCAGAAGAAATCTACCGGGTTCATGGCCTGGCCAACGACGATCCAACAGACCCGCCCCGAAACAATCCCTACCCATATCCCCCCGTACCTCACGAACCCTACATAGCAGACCTCGCCGACCGGTTACGCGAGCAAGGACTGCATCCCTTCCATTACCCGATGGGCATTGACCTGCGAAAAGGCGGCACATGTATTCGCTGCAAGACCTGTGATGGATTCCCTTGCATGGTTCACGCAAAAAGCGATACAGACATTTGTTGTGTGCGGCCAGCATTACAAAGCAAAGATGTAGCCCTGATGGCCAACACCTATGCCCGCCGGTTGCTTACCGACCCATCTGGCAAAAAAGTGACCGGATTAGAAATCGACCGTGATGGGCGAACGGAGGAGATTCAAGCCGGCACCTTTGTCGTTGCTTGCGGTGCCGTTAACAGCGCAGCTTTGTTGCTGCGATCAGCCAACGACAAACACCCGCTTGGCCTTGCAAATGCATCTGATCAGGTTGGGCGCAATTACATGGTGCACAACAACTCGGGCATGGTTGCTGTCGACCCGATGAGGCGCAACAACGTTGTCTTTCAGAAGACGCTGGCTGTAAACGATTTCTATCTCAGCGGACCCGACTGGCCTTATCCCCTCGGGAATCTCCAGTTGCTGGGGAAGGTTCAGGCGCCCATGGTGGCCGCCGCTCGCCGCTACGTGCCCCGCCCCATCTTGAAAGCCATGACAAGCCGCAGCGTAGACTGGTGGGTGATGTCTGAAGATTTGCCGGTTTCAGAGAACAGGATTTCACTCACCAATTCCGGTAAAATTCAGGTACACTGGCAGGCTAACAATGTGACTTCGCATCGCAAGTTGTGTGAACTGGCAAGCCAAATGATGAAAGATGCCGGCTATCCGTTTGTATTTATTGAACCGATGGGCATAGCAACCAACTCGCACCAGTGTGGCACCATCCGCGCAGGCAAAAACCCGGGCACGGCAGTACTTGATGAATACTGCAAAGCCTACGATCTCGACAACCTGTACGTCGTAGACAGCTCCTTTTTCCCCTCCTCAGCTGCTATGAATCCGGCCCTAACGATTGCAGCGCAAGCCCTACGTGTAGGCGAGCACCTGATCAACAAAAACAACTAG
- a CDS encoding CHAP domain-containing protein — protein MRSLLLPALLLLSSGCTQEEPGFHSVNQDPDLSVVSSFANLPDEIGGLPDTLHVGASFLEPPPEPPLPLMHLDSSRVYVGVVEDPKDSNRGEAVEKFLAAVGLKPFQDEEGEWKSFPYCAAFVSFCLDEAGDVALPLVRSAGARKFITGNSIRANEVQRGTVPIAPGTLVIWKAKRDPTDTRGHIGLVVEWNGQEGITIEGNTGPGDEGDQRDGGGVYQRKRLLSPGSAFRITDFTPVVYKK, from the coding sequence ATGCGATCATTATTGCTGCCTGCGTTGCTACTGCTTAGCAGCGGGTGTACACAAGAGGAGCCAGGCTTTCATTCAGTAAATCAAGATCCGGACCTGAGTGTTGTGTCTTCATTTGCCAACCTGCCCGATGAGATTGGCGGGTTGCCAGATACACTGCACGTGGGCGCTTCTTTTCTGGAGCCGCCACCGGAGCCTCCATTGCCTCTCATGCACCTTGATTCCTCAAGGGTTTATGTTGGTGTAGTTGAGGATCCGAAAGATTCCAATCGCGGCGAAGCAGTTGAGAAATTTCTTGCGGCTGTTGGATTGAAGCCGTTTCAGGATGAAGAGGGCGAATGGAAGAGTTTCCCTTATTGCGCAGCCTTTGTGTCTTTTTGTCTGGATGAAGCCGGCGATGTGGCATTACCACTTGTCCGTTCAGCCGGCGCCCGCAAGTTTATCACGGGTAACAGCATCCGGGCAAATGAAGTGCAGCGCGGCACAGTGCCTATTGCACCCGGCACCCTGGTTATTTGGAAAGCAAAGCGCGACCCAACGGATACAAGGGGACATATCGGGCTCGTAGTTGAGTGGAATGGGCAAGAAGGCATTACTATTGAAGGCAATACCGGGCCTGGCGATGAAGGGGACCAGCGCGATGGCGGTGGTGTGTACCAGCGGAAGCGGCTTCTCAGTCCGGGCAGTGCGTTTCGCATAACAGATTTTACCCCGGTTGTGTATAAAAAATAG
- the moeB gene encoding molybdopterin-synthase adenylyltransferase MoeB, producing MALTQEELQRYSRHIILPNVGLEGQEKLKAAAVLLVGAGGLGSPLAMYLAAAGVGRLGLVDFDVVDVSNLQRQVMHGTSDVGRLKLDSAIERLTEINPLIQIDRHEVALTSANALEIIADYNLVADGTDNFPTRYLVNDACILAGKLNVYASIFRFEGQVSVFGAPAGPCYRCIYPEPPPPGLVPSCAEGGVLGVLPGMVGTMQATEVIKLILGVGEPLIGRLMLADTLTMQFREWKVPRDPDCPVCGDTPTQTTLIDYDAFCGIGGADDPLATDEITVTRFNQRRVAGTAPVLLDVRQPFELEIATLGADKSIPLDELPGRIDELRAFQHAELVVHCKSGGRSAKAVHLLKDAGFTRVVNLKGGTLAWSDDVDPAVPKY from the coding sequence ATGGCACTGACTCAGGAAGAATTACAACGCTACAGCCGGCATATCATTTTGCCGAACGTTGGCCTGGAAGGGCAGGAGAAACTAAAAGCGGCCGCTGTTTTATTGGTGGGCGCAGGGGGGCTTGGCTCTCCGTTGGCGATGTATCTGGCTGCTGCCGGTGTAGGTCGCCTCGGGTTGGTTGATTTTGATGTGGTGGATGTCTCTAACCTCCAGCGGCAAGTAATGCATGGCACCAGCGACGTTGGCCGGCTCAAATTGGATTCTGCCATCGAACGATTAACCGAAATCAATCCACTGATTCAAATTGATCGCCACGAAGTAGCACTTACAAGTGCAAATGCACTGGAAATTATAGCCGATTACAATCTTGTAGCTGATGGGACCGACAATTTCCCTACCCGCTACCTCGTAAACGATGCCTGTATCCTTGCCGGCAAGTTAAATGTCTATGCGTCGATCTTTCGATTTGAAGGGCAGGTCTCTGTGTTTGGTGCGCCAGCGGGGCCATGTTACCGGTGTATTTACCCCGAACCTCCGCCACCAGGATTGGTGCCGTCGTGCGCGGAGGGCGGGGTGTTAGGTGTTTTACCGGGTATGGTAGGCACCATGCAGGCAACTGAAGTCATCAAATTGATTCTTGGTGTCGGAGAGCCGCTGATTGGCCGGCTTATGCTGGCTGATACCCTTACGATGCAATTCAGAGAGTGGAAGGTGCCTCGCGATCCTGATTGCCCTGTGTGCGGCGACACCCCAACGCAGACCACGCTGATCGACTATGATGCGTTTTGTGGTATCGGCGGTGCTGATGATCCGCTGGCAACCGACGAAATAACGGTTACAAGATTTAATCAACGCCGGGTAGCAGGTACTGCACCGGTACTGCTGGATGTGCGTCAGCCTTTTGAACTTGAGATTGCTACGTTGGGTGCTGATAAATCAATTCCCCTTGATGAACTCCCAGGCCGCATTGACGAATTGCGCGCGTTTCAGCACGCTGAACTGGTTGTTCACTGCAAATCTGGGGGACGGTCTGCTAAAGCGGTACATCTGTTGAAAGACGCCGGCTTTACGCGGGTCGTCAATCTTAAAGGCGGCACCCTGGCCTGGAGCGATGACGTTGATCCGGCGGTGCCAAAATATTAG
- a CDS encoding CHAP domain-containing protein: MNSKYLHLIALIVAVFFAGIFMRGERARKKQIKRELSAIEQRQDEINAIVADIVRVTAEKDSLLKLQIALAKEEVSKLNREEALPRNRIDSLGQEIDRVNALLASLGQAINDVPDFIIDADSMHAVGLDPDITAADSIAFNPIRTFVGRPLLAVTPTPATTADASRGPAFLGVARMFAERGVQEVPPGSNRGPDVEKFLAAVDLFPSKDRFGKWHSFPYCAAFVSYCLDEAGDVALPLVRSAGARKFITRNSIESRIVLRGGTRIEPGTLVIWARNARDPRDPSGHIGFVIDWEGQAGTTVEANTTSGKQGSQREGDGVYFRKRMLSPGSAFRITHFTPVRLK; this comes from the coding sequence ATGAATAGCAAATATTTACATCTCATTGCCTTGATCGTGGCTGTGTTTTTTGCCGGCATCTTCATGCGCGGTGAGCGTGCCCGTAAAAAGCAGATCAAACGCGAACTGTCTGCCATCGAGCAGCGTCAAGATGAAATCAATGCGATTGTAGCGGACATTGTGCGGGTCACAGCCGAGAAAGACAGTTTGCTAAAATTGCAGATTGCTTTGGCCAAGGAAGAAGTCAGCAAACTGAATCGAGAAGAAGCACTGCCTCGCAACCGTATTGATTCTCTGGGCCAGGAAATTGATCGCGTAAATGCCCTGCTTGCTTCACTAGGGCAGGCCATCAACGATGTGCCCGATTTTATCATCGACGCAGATAGTATGCACGCGGTCGGGCTGGATCCAGATATTACTGCCGCAGACTCGATTGCGTTTAATCCTATCCGCACGTTTGTTGGCCGGCCTTTGCTGGCTGTCACCCCAACGCCCGCAACTACAGCTGATGCATCCCGTGGGCCGGCTTTTCTGGGCGTTGCGCGGATGTTTGCAGAGCGAGGTGTGCAAGAAGTGCCGCCAGGGTCAAACCGCGGTCCGGATGTAGAAAAGTTTTTGGCGGCTGTAGATCTCTTTCCCTCAAAGGACCGCTTTGGCAAATGGCATAGTTTCCCATACTGCGCAGCTTTTGTATCGTATTGCCTCGATGAAGCCGGCGATGTGGCGTTGCCCCTTGTTCGTTCAGCCGGCGCCCGCAAGTTTATTACCCGGAATAGCATTGAGTCTCGTATTGTGCTGCGGGGTGGGACACGCATTGAGCCCGGTACGTTGGTCATCTGGGCGCGGAATGCACGCGACCCCCGCGATCCATCCGGACATATTGGCTTTGTAATAGACTGGGAAGGGCAGGCCGGCACAACCGTTGAAGCCAATACCACATCGGGCAAGCAAGGCAGTCAAAGGGAGGGAGACGGGGTCTATTTTCGCAAGCGCATGCTGAGCCCAGGCAGCGCATTTCGTATTACTCATTTTACACCTGTTCGCCTGAAATAA